The DNA region ACGGTCGAGCAGATGCAGAGCCTCGCCAATCTGGTGGGCCTCTTTACCAGCTTCCTGATCGCCTTCGGGCTGGCCTTCGAGATGCCCATTCTGGCGGTGATTCTCACGCGGATCGGGCTGGTCAACCACGTGATGTTGCGCCAGGCCTGGCGCGTCGCTTTGGTCGTGGTGCTGCTGTTCGCGGCCTTTATCACGCCCACGCCCGACCCCTTCAACATGCTGCTGGTGGGGGTGCCGCTCTACGCCCTGTACGAGCTGGGCATCCTGCTCTCGCGCCTGTTCCGGGTGGTGCCGCAGGAGGACGAGGCCGCGCTGGGCACCTGAGTCGCCCCCCTCCTTTTCTCCCAGGAGCCCGGTCCCCGCAGGCCGGGCTTTTTCTTTGCCGTGCCTTCACGGTCCCATTCGCCCTACACTGCTGCTGACTTATGGACCCGGTATTCCTTCAGATCGGCAATTTTACGGTTGCCTGGTACGGCGTGCTGATCACGCTGGGCATCGTCCTGGGGCTGCTGGTCGGCACCCGGCTGGCCCGTCAGCGCGGGCTGAACGTGGACCTCTTCAACGACATGGTGCTGTGGGCGATCATCTGGGGATTGGTGGGCGCCCGCATCGTGTTCGTGGCGACCTCGTGGGAGCAGTTTGCGGGCACCCCCATGCCCCGGCTGCTGCTGGACATCATCAACCTGCGGCAGGGCGGCATCTCGATTCACGGCGGGCTGATCGGCGGGATTCTGGTGCTGGTGTACTACGCCCGGCGCTACCGGCTGAACTTCTACCAGTACGCCGACCTGTTCGTGCCCGGCGTGGCGTTCGGGATCATCGGCGGGCGCATCGGCAACATCATGAACGGCACCGACACAGTGGGCCGCGTGACCGGGTGGCCGATCGGCTACCGCTGGCCGGACAGCGCCCGCGCCTTTCACGAGGGCATGTGCGTCCCCAACCCCAACCCCGACATGGACCTCTCGCGCTACTGCCAGGAGATCGGCGGGCAGCTCGTGATGACGGCGCCCGTGCACTTTACCCAGCTCTACGGCGTGTTCATCGGCATCGTGCTGAGCATCGCCGCCTATTTTTGGCTGCGCTCGCGCAAGGTGGGCTGGGTCTTCTGGCAGTTCTGGCTGTGGTACTCCATCCTGCGGGCGGGGCTGGAGGAAACCTTCCGCCTCAACCCCCTGGCGATCAAGACCTACCTCAACCAGGGCCTCGACGCGCCCGGCATCGGCCTGTGGACCGACACGCACATCATCAGCGTGCCGCTCATCCTGCTGAGCATTTACATGCTGGTCAAGATCCGGCGCCAGCCCGACACGGTCACTCCTGTGGCGGCACCGGCGGCCCCCCAGCCCGACGTGCGCTGAGCCAACAGGAGAGCGGGGGTGGTGGCGCGGGACAGGCCACCACCCCGCCTCCTGTCTCCGGCTGAGCGACCCGGCAAGGCCCCTTCATGCGCCTCGCAACCAGGGCCGGGGCCGGGCGGGGCACACTCGGCGGGCAAGGAGGCACGAGCCATGAAGAACAAGGACACCCATCTGGACCACGTCGACCAGCTTCGCAAGGCGGCCAAGAAGGGCCAGCACGACCTCGAGCGCGAGATCACCCAGGCCGTCATGAAGCAGCACGCCGAGACTGCTTCCCTGATCGCCCGCCAGCAGCACGACATCCGCGAGCTTCAGGGCGAAGTCACGGCCCTGCGGATGCAGAAAAAGGGCGGGGGCGGCTTTCCCTGGACGCTGGTGCTGCTGGGCGGCGCGGGCTACGGGGCCTACCGGCTCTACCAGCAGAACCCCAGACTTCAGCAGCAGGTGCAGGACCTGCTGAAGCGCGTCAACCCCGGTCCCGAGGGCAACCTGGCCCGCGCGGGCGACGCCGTGAAGACGGGCATGTCGGACATGACGCGCGGCGAGTCGCCCGCCGCCGCCTTCCAGACCGCCGGGGGCGAACTGCGCCGGGGCGGCGAGAAGATGGTGGACCGCGTGGAGAGCAACCTCCGCGATGGTGAACCAGGCCGCTGAATCCCGCCGCACCCCAGGGGGCCGCAGCCGCTGCGCTGCGGCCTTTTGCTGGCGACTGGGAGCGGGCGACTTTCCCGTACACTTCTGGGCGGACAGGTGAATTTGAATGACACAAACTGAACGTCCCCTGGACGTGGTGATTCTCGCGGCGGGGCAGGGCACCCGCATGAGGTCGGCGCTGCCCAAAGTGCTGCACCCGGTCGCCGGACGCCCGATGGTCGCGTGGGCGGTGCGGGCGGCGCAATCGCTGGGGGCGCGGCGCACCGTCGTGGTGACCGGGCACGGGGCCGAGCAGGTGGAGGCGGCGCTGGAGCAGCCTGGTGTGGCCTTCGCGCGGCAGCATGGACAACTCGGGACCGGGCACGCCTTTCTGGCGGGGGCCGACGCGCTTTCCGGCGGGAGTGATGCCGACATCCTGGTGCTGTACGGGGACACGCCGCTGCTGCGCCCCGAAACGCTGCGGGCACTGCTGGCCGACCACCGCGCCCACGCCTCGGCCTTCACGATCCTGACGGGTGAACTCCCCGACGCGACGGGCTACGGCCGGATCATTCGCGACGCGGCGGGAAACGTCGAGCGCATCGTGGAGCAAAAGGGGGCCACGCCGGAGGAACAGGCGGTCCGCGAGTTCAACTCCGGCGTGTACGTGATGGACAGCCGCGCCCCTTCGCTCGCCCGGCGCATCACGAATGACAACGCGGCGGGCGAGTATTACCTCACCGACCTGCTCGCGCTGTACCGGGACGAGGGGGCCACGGTGCGGGCCTTCAAGCTGGACGACCCCGACGAGGTGATGGGCGCCAACGACCGCGCCGGGCTGGCCGAGGCCGAGGCGATCCTGCGGCGGCGCATCAACGCCGGGCACATGCGGGCTGGGGTGACGATGCACGACCCCGACTCGGTGCGGATTGAGGACACAGTGCAACTCGGCCGCGACGTGACCCTGGAACCCGGCGTGATCCTGCGTGGCGACACCCGGATCGCGGATGGCGTGACGGTGGGTGCCTACAGCGTCCTGACCGACTCGGTGCTGGAGGAAGGCGTGACCGTCAAGGCCCATTCGGTGCTGGAGGGCGCCCACGTCGGCCCCGGCAGCGACGTGGGGCCGTTCGCCCGCCTGCGCCCCGGCACCGTCCTGGAGGGCGGCGTCCATATCGGCAACTTCGTGGAGACGAAGGCCGCGCGGCTGGGGCCGGGGGTCAAGGCCGGACACCTCGCCTACCTCGGAGACGTGGAGATCGGCGCCGAGACGAATGTGGGCGCCGGGACCATCGTCGCCAACTTCGACGGGGTGAACAAGCACCGCACGACCGTCGGCGCCGGGGTCTTTATCGGCTCCAACTCCACCCTGATCGCCCCGCGCGTGGTCGGGGACGCGGCCTTTATTGCGGCGGGCAGCGCCGTCCACGAGGACGTGCCGGAGGGCGCGATGGCGGTCGCCCGTGGGAAGCAGCGCAACGTGGAAGGCTGGAGCCGCCGCTACTGGGGCGCCATGCGCGAGAAGGTCGGGCAGAAGCTGCCGTGGCTGGCCGGGTGGCTGGAGCGGCAGGGGTAGGAAGTGGAACGAGGAATGCGGGGCGCTGGGAGAGGATTCCAGCGTCCCGTATTCCCTCACCAACCCATAAAAAAATCGCCCCGTTTGGGCGAGGTAGGTCTCCACGTTAAGGGTGCCACCGGGGGAGAGAGGCTTATTTCAGGGCATTGAGGAGCGCCGCGAGGCCGGTGAGCAGGGTTCCGACCGCCGCCACGAGGGCAGCGACTTCACCCGGCTTCCATTGCCTGCGCGAACGCCTGGGTGTATCCTTACGGCGGTTACTCATAAGGACCCACCTCCTTTCTGCACCCGAGCGGCAACTCGGGTGCTTTGCATTCCCGTGTTGCGCCTCTTCCCTCCCGGTTGTCATGCACCCCGTCCCACGAGGGGACCCGCCGAGTTTACCCCAACGAAAGAGGCCCGGACGTTTCATCGCGTCCGGGCCTCCGTCCTGTAGGGCTACCCTCCCCGCGCCGCCGCCAGCCCCTCCACGTACTCGCGGTCTTCCACCCGCTGCACGGTGGGGTTGAGGAGTTGCACCGCGCAGATCAGCACGACGAGCAGTCCCATGCCCGCGATCACCGGGCCGGGGGGCAGGCTGGTGGAGAGGGCGCTGACGAAGGCCATGCCCAGCGGCACGGTCACGCGGCCCACCACGCGCTGCACGGCAAACACGCGGCCCTGCAACTCGCGCGGCACCTGCGACTGCCAGATACCTGCGCTGTGCGAGCGAGTGATCGGCATGACGAACACCGTCAGGGCGAAGGCCACCGCCGTCAGGTACAGGTTGCCCGACAGCCCCATCAGCACGAGTCCGGCGCCCGACACCAGCGCGGGCAGCAGGATGCCCAGGATGCGCCGCTGCTTCAGCCCGCCCCAGGTGCTGATCGCCAGCCCGCCCAGGAACATGCCTGCGCTCGTCACGGTCTGGATGATCGCCAGGGTCGCCGGAAAGCTCAGGCCCCGCGCTACGCGGTCGGCCTCCAGGGTAAAGGTGGTCAGCAGGGTCTGGTACACCGGAATCGCGGCGGTGGCGAAGTTCAGGGCCGCCGCCACGATCAGCAGTTGCAGCAGCGGTGGGCGGCGCAGCAGGTAGGTCCAGCCCAGGCGGGTATCGGCCTTGAGGTTGGCCGCCGCACTGCCGTGGTTCTCGGCGGGGGGCGGGCTGGGAATCGCCAGCCGCGCCAGGATCAGGGCCGCCACCAGGAAACTCACCCCATCCACCAGCAGCGCGAAGGGCACCCCCTGTGCCAGGGGCGCGAGGCCCCCGCCCCAGCCCAGCAGCGCGGGCACGCCGACGAGCAGGGTCGCCAGCGTGGGCGCGAGCAGGCTGGAAAACTGCCGGGTGGTCTGCATCATGCCGTTGGCGCGGGTCAGCTGACCCTCCGGCACGATCATCACGTAGCTGCTTTCCAGCGCGGCCTCGTGGAAGTGGCTCAGCGACTGCGTGACGATCACGAAGGCGAGCAACACCCAGAAGGGCACCGTCATCCCGAACATCAGCGCGGCCATGCCCAGCGTGAGCAGGCCCGACACCACCCCCGCGAGCAACATCACCCGCTTGCGGTCGGTGCGGTCGGCCACCGACCCCGCGACCGGCGCGAGCAGCACCGCGCTGAGCGTGGACGCGATGGCGAGGGCGCCGAGTGCCAGGGCCAGCGGCGCCTTCTGGTCCTCGCCGGGGTAAAGCACCTGCGCGACATACACGTTCAGGGCGAACCACGCGACGTAGGACCCGACCAGGCTCACCGACTGCGAGCCCCACAGCAGCAAAAAAGTCCGCCAGCTCGCCGGGGCGTGTTGGGAGGGGGGTGTCATGATGCCGCGCAGTGTAGAGGCTCACCTGTGATGACGTGAGGAGATTCTGGGAGGTGGGATGGGTTAAT from Deinococcus terrestris includes:
- a CDS encoding type 1 periplasmic-binding domain-containing protein; translated protein: MKNKDTHLDHVDQLRKAAKKGQHDLEREITQAVMKQHAETASLIARQQHDIRELQGEVTALRMQKKGGGGFPWTLVLLGGAGYGAYRLYQQNPRLQQQVQDLLKRVNPGPEGNLARAGDAVKTGMSDMTRGESPAAAFQTAGGELRRGGEKMVDRVESNLRDGEPGR
- the glmU gene encoding bifunctional UDP-N-acetylglucosamine diphosphorylase/glucosamine-1-phosphate N-acetyltransferase GlmU → MTQTERPLDVVILAAGQGTRMRSALPKVLHPVAGRPMVAWAVRAAQSLGARRTVVVTGHGAEQVEAALEQPGVAFARQHGQLGTGHAFLAGADALSGGSDADILVLYGDTPLLRPETLRALLADHRAHASAFTILTGELPDATGYGRIIRDAAGNVERIVEQKGATPEEQAVREFNSGVYVMDSRAPSLARRITNDNAAGEYYLTDLLALYRDEGATVRAFKLDDPDEVMGANDRAGLAEAEAILRRRINAGHMRAGVTMHDPDSVRIEDTVQLGRDVTLEPGVILRGDTRIADGVTVGAYSVLTDSVLEEGVTVKAHSVLEGAHVGPGSDVGPFARLRPGTVLEGGVHIGNFVETKAARLGPGVKAGHLAYLGDVEIGAETNVGAGTIVANFDGVNKHRTTVGAGVFIGSNSTLIAPRVVGDAAFIAAGSAVHEDVPEGAMAVARGKQRNVEGWSRRYWGAMREKVGQKLPWLAGWLERQG
- a CDS encoding MFS transporter, with the protein product MTPPSQHAPASWRTFLLLWGSQSVSLVGSYVAWFALNVYVAQVLYPGEDQKAPLALALGALAIASTLSAVLLAPVAGSVADRTDRKRVMLLAGVVSGLLTLGMAALMFGMTVPFWVLLAFVIVTQSLSHFHEAALESSYVMIVPEGQLTRANGMMQTTRQFSSLLAPTLATLLVGVPALLGWGGGLAPLAQGVPFALLVDGVSFLVAALILARLAIPSPPPAENHGSAAANLKADTRLGWTYLLRRPPLLQLLIVAAALNFATAAIPVYQTLLTTFTLEADRVARGLSFPATLAIIQTVTSAGMFLGGLAISTWGGLKQRRILGILLPALVSGAGLVLMGLSGNLYLTAVAFALTVFVMPITRSHSAGIWQSQVPRELQGRVFAVQRVVGRVTVPLGMAFVSALSTSLPPGPVIAGMGLLVVLICAVQLLNPTVQRVEDREYVEGLAAARGG
- the lgt gene encoding prolipoprotein diacylglyceryl transferase — its product is MDPVFLQIGNFTVAWYGVLITLGIVLGLLVGTRLARQRGLNVDLFNDMVLWAIIWGLVGARIVFVATSWEQFAGTPMPRLLLDIINLRQGGISIHGGLIGGILVLVYYARRYRLNFYQYADLFVPGVAFGIIGGRIGNIMNGTDTVGRVTGWPIGYRWPDSARAFHEGMCVPNPNPDMDLSRYCQEIGGQLVMTAPVHFTQLYGVFIGIVLSIAAYFWLRSRKVGWVFWQFWLWYSILRAGLEETFRLNPLAIKTYLNQGLDAPGIGLWTDTHIISVPLILLSIYMLVKIRRQPDTVTPVAAPAAPQPDVR